One part of the Sander vitreus isolate 19-12246 chromosome 10, sanVit1, whole genome shotgun sequence genome encodes these proteins:
- the syce3 gene encoding synaptonemal complex central element protein 3, which yields MTDLSSLPELPLNINDDVLELNKDLERIIEDVENISVQLTWMAYDLVALRTSPELGAAMEKLEEAYHRCFAVCGDQKQ from the exons ATGACCGATTTATCTTCGCTCCCCGAGCTTCCGCTGAACATCAACGACGACGTGTTGGAGCTGAACAAGGATTTGGAGAGAATTATAGAAGACGTTGAAAATATatcag TGCAGCTGACTTGGATGGCTTATGACCTGGTGGCACTGCGGACCAGTCCTGAGCTGGGGGCCGCTATGGAGAAACTGGAAGAAGCCTATCATAGATGCTTTGCTGTTTGCGGAGACCAAAAACAGTAG
- the tmsb2 gene encoding thymosin beta yields MSDKPDMTEIARFDKAKLKKTETKEKNPLPTKETIEQERKGDATP; encoded by the exons ATGTCTGACAAGCCTGACATGACTGAGATTGCCCGTTTCGACAAGGCAAAGCTGAAGaagacagaaacaaaagaaaaaaaccctcTGCCCACCAAAGAGA CCATCGAGCAAGAGAGGAAAGGCGATGCCACACCTTGA
- the lcp2b gene encoding uncharacterized protein lcp2b translates to MSLNNAPFKVEVMGWSPQNLADYMRRLRLSDCDKFVTKGSITGAQFMQMTAHELQVFPSLYVPIITKIQSEINKGEQKRAFSHTSKAQKYPQQVFVQKEEVWDSDEFDNESDHDYEGPHQEGGEDSYISALNEPQTAEQRDSDETYEENYERPSSEDIMKPSPAPRGDTHPVNEPIPAERTSKPPYPRPPRMTPQRPLKAPASQPNLHIDRSKKPGQCGPSQTDLTKPSMFRLLHSVWSGCNS, encoded by the exons ATGAGTTTAAACAATGCACCCTTTAAAGTGGAAGTGATGGGATGGAGTCCCCAAAATCTAGCTGACTACATGAGGAGG CTTAGATTATCTGACTGCGACAAATTTGTGACAAAGGGCAGCATAACTGGAGCACAGTTCATG CAAATGACTGCGCATGAACTTCAAGTGTTCCCCAGCCTTTATGTCCC AATAATTACTAAGATCCAAAGTGAAATCAACAAGGGTGAACAGAAGAGGGCCTTCAGTCATAC atCAAAGGCACAAAAGTACCCACAACAAG TATTTGTACAGAAGGAAGAAGTTTGGGACTCTGATGAGTTC GACAATGAGAGTGATCATGACTATGAAGGTCCACACCAGGAGGGGGGGGAAGACAGCTACATCAGTGCTCTGAATGAGCCACAAACGGCTGAGCAACGAGACAGTGACGAGACCTATGAAGAGAACTACGAGAGGCCTTCCTCTGAGGACATAATGAAGCCATCTCCAGCTCCAAGAGGAGATACAC ATCCGGTTAATGAGCCGATCCCTGCTGAAAGGACCTCAAAACCTCCATATCCCCGCCCACCAAGAATGACCCCTCAGAGACCTCTAAAAGCACCAG CCAGCCAACCCAATCTGCATATCGACAGGAGCAAGAAGCCTGGGCAATGTGGCCCATCCCAGACAGACCTTACGAAACCAAGTATGTTCCGCTTATTACACAGTGTTTGGAGTGGTTGTAACAGTTGA
- the LOC144524005 gene encoding protein Wnt-8a-like — protein sequence MVHSLFWLLPLLYKMCPGHAWVASNFLMTGPKAYLTYARSVQRGAQAGIEECKHQFAWDRWNCPDSATQLKGLKRATRETSFIHAMSAAGVMYTLTRNCSLGDLDNCGCDVSKNGKIGGRGWLWGGCSDNVDFGERISKQYVDAQETGQDSRAAVNLHNNEAGRLAVKATMKRICRCHGMSESCSVQTCWTQLSDFREIGNYLKIKHGQAQKLDIDKKHMRAGNSADNRGAIVDAFGSVAKTELIYLEDSPDYCTKNSSSGLHGTEGRECVQHGEGLTQWERRSCRRLCHECGLRVEERRTEVVSSCNCKFHWCCTVNCADCSQVVVKHVCARREGSDGHGVRRKYREPK from the exons ATGGTGCATTCATTATTCTGGCTCCTGCCTCTTTTATACAAAATGTGTCCGGGACATGCTTG GGTGGCAAGTAACTTTCTTATGACGGGACCCAAG GCCTATCTCACCTATGCAAGAAGCGTGCAGAGGGGCGCGCAGGCTGGGATTGAGGAGTGCAAACACCAGTTTGCCTGGGATAGATGGAACTGTCCCGACAGTGCAACTCAACTCAAAGGACTAAAACGCG CCACCAGAGAGACTTCTTTCATCCACGCTATGAGTGCAGCGGGGGTCATGTACACTCTGACCAGGAACTGTAGTCTGGGAGACCTCGACAACTGCGGCTGTGATGTCTCCAAAAACGGGAAAATTG GCGGCCGTGGCTGGCTGTGGGGTGGCTGTAGTGATAACGTGGATTTTGGAGAGAGGATTTCCAAACAGTACGTGGATGCGCAAGAGACCGGTCAGGACTCCAGGGCTGCTGTCAACCTGCACAACAACGAGGCAGGGCGGCTG GCCGTAAAGGCAACAATGAAGCGCATCTGTAGATGCCATGGCATGTCTGAGAGCTGCAGTGTCCAAACCTGCTGGACACAGCTGTCAGATTTCAGAGAAATCGGCAACTACTTGAAGATCAAGCACGGTCAAGCTCAAAAACTGGACATCGACAAAAAGCACATGCGGGCTGGCAACAGCGCGGACAACCGAGGTGCCATCGTGGACGCGTTTGGCAGCGTCGCCAAGACAGAGCTCATCTACCTGGAGGATTCCCCGGACTACTGCACGAAGAACAGCAGCTCGGGGCTGCACGGCACCGAGGGCCGGGAGTGCGTGCAGCACGGAGAGGGTTTAACTCAGTGGGAGAGGCGTAGCTGCCGCAGGTTGTGTCATGAATGCGGCCTGAGGGTGGAAGAGAGGCGCACGGAGGTGGTGAGCAGCTGCAACTGCAAATTCCACTGGTGCTGCACGGTGAACTGTGCGGACTGCTCTCAGGTTGTAGTCAAACACGTGTGCGCCAGGAGGGAAGGTTCTGACGGGCACGGCGTTAGACGGAAATACCGTGAACCCAAGTGA
- the LOC144524004 gene encoding protein Wnt-8a-like, translating into MGLLHLLQAMVLSMCCHAHFALAWTVNNFLMTGPKAFLTYAGSVQVGAQSGIYECKQQFAWERWNCPENTLQLSTHNGLRSATRETAFVHAISAAGVMYTLTKNCSMGDFDNCGCDDSRIGQTGGRGWIWGGCSDNVAFGEKISKQFVDALEGGHDSRASVNLHNNEAGRLAIKATMRRVCKCHGVSGSCSIQTCWMQLADFREVGNYLKMKHEHAKKLEMDKNPVRAGNSADNRGVIAQAFRSIARTELIYLEDSPDYCVKNHSLGFQGTEGRECLKDDKNMSQWERKSCRRLCYGCGLRVVEKRIEVVSSCNCKFHWCCTVKCDKCTKVVTKYYCTRKGGGRKPQNKTKRRHHARRH; encoded by the exons ATGGGACTTTTGCATCTCCTCCAAGCCATGGTTCTCTCCATGTGCTGTCATGCTCACTTTGCATTAGCTTG gACGGTGAATAATTTCCTCATGACTGGACCTAAG GCTTTTCTGACCTATGCCGGTAGTGTGCAAGTTGGCGCACAGAGTGGAATATATGAGTGTAAACAGCAGTTTGCGTGGGAGAGGTGGAACTGCCCAGAAAACACGCTCCAATTATCCACACACAACGGCCTTCGAAGTG CCACAAGAGAGACGGCTTTTGTCCATGCCATCAGCGCGGCCGGAGTGATGTACACGCTCACCAAGAACTGTAGTATGGGAGACTTTGACAACTGCGGCTGTGATGACTCCAGAATTGGACAGACAG GTGGTAGAGGGTGGATTTGGGGAGGCTGCAGTGATAATGTGGCGTTTGGAGAGAAGATCTCCAAACAGTTTGTGGACGCGCTGGAAGGTGGGCATGACTCGCGCGCATCAGTCAACCTACATAACAACGAGGCAGGCAGACTG GCCATCAAAGCTACCATGAGGAGAGTCTGTAAGTGTCACGGAGTGTCTGGGAGCTGCAGTATCCAGACCTGCTGGATGCAGCTGGCCGACTTCAGAGAGGTGGGCAACTACCTGAAAATGAAGCACGAGCATGCAAAGAAACTTGAGATGGACAAGAACCCGGTGAGGGCTGGGAACAGCGCGGACAACCGAGGAGTCATAGCGCAAGCTTTTCGAAGCATCGCTCGTACAGAGCTCATTTACCTGGAGGATTCCCCGGATTACTGCGTCAAGAACCACAGCCTGGGATTTCAGGGCACCGAGGGGCGGGAGTGTCTGAAGGATGACAAGAACATGTCCCAGTGGGAGAGAAAGAGCTGCCGCAGGCTGTGCTATGGATGCGGCCTCAGAGTGGTGGAGAAGCGCATTGAGGTTGTCAGCAGCTGCAACTGCAAATTCCACTGGTGCTGCACAGTGAAGTGTGACAAATGCACGAAAGTTGTTACTAAATATTACTGTACGCGTAAAGGAGGTGGCAGAAAACCACAGAATAAAACGAAGCGCAGACATCATGCGCGGCGGCACTGA
- the foxi3b gene encoding forkhead box protein I3-B: protein MSSFEAQGQSPPRCGPQFPSLGQEPPELSMYSECYYPPPSLPSPQRTAPTSYDLSDYTTSSPNPYLWFNGSGINTSPYLSTSGPPGNPGPPFVPQHYGMQRPYLGPAGAGGPGGELSWFSLPSQEDLMKLVRPPYSYSALIAMAIHGAPDRRLTLSQIYQYVADNFPFYNKSKAGWQNSIRHNLSLNDCFKKVPRDEDDPGKGNYWTLDPNCEKMFDNGNFRRKRKRKSDFLAGGDGGSGALESGDSERGSPKHSTALNISPTADRIPSPSSSGPTPCLSSFLSEMSGVSAANEVGADGLSRPLHLSLDGPHRPTQPGSFGSYSPNSGGPEWVPQVAAAPVLSSSPTHSSLGYSSPILSQYSGSSGHFYPTLSSTGIIYHREGTEV, encoded by the exons ATGTCTTCATTTGAGGCCCAGGGCCAGTCTCCTCCTCGGTGTGGCCCACAGTTCCCCAGCCTCGGCCAGGAGCCCCCTGAACTCAGCATGTACAGCGAATGTTACTAccctcctccttcactgccGAGTCCTCAGCGCACCGCTCCGACGTCCTACGACCTGAGCGACTACACCACCTCCTCCCCAAACCCTTACCTCTGGTTCAACGGCTCCGGCATCAACACATCGCCGTACCTGTCTACTTCCGGCCCACCTGGTAACCCCGGTCCTCCCTTTGTCCCTCAGCACTACGGCATGCAGAGGCCTTACCTGGGTCCTGCTGGAGctgggggtccaggaggggagTTGAGCTGGTTCTCTCTCCCTTCACAGGAAGACCTGATGAAGCTTGTCAGGCCACCTTACTCCTACTCCGCTCTCATCGCCATGGCTATCCACGGAGCACCAGACAGGAGACTGACATTGAGTCAGATTTACCAGTACGTGGCTGACAACTTTCCATTCTACAACAAGAGTAAAGCAGGCTGGCAGAATTCCATCAGACACAACCTGTCACTCAATGACTGCTTCAAGAAAGTACCAAGAGATGAAGATGATCCAG GCAAGGGCAACTACTGGACACTTGACCCGAACTGTGAGAAGATGTTTGACAATGGAAACTTCCGTCGCAAAAGGAAGAGAAAGTCTGATTTCCTGGCCGGTGGTGATGGCGGCTCAGGGGCTCTAGAGTCAGGTGACAGTGAGAGGGGCAGCCCCAAACACTCAACTGCCCTTAACATCTCTCCCACGGCGGACAGGATCCCCTCCCCTTCATCATCCGGTCCAACACCTTGTCTTAGCAGCTTCTTATCCGAGATGTCTGGAGTGTCTGCAGCTAATGAGGTGGGAGCTGACGGGTTAAGCAGGCCACTGCACCTTTCTTTAGATGGGCCTCATAGACCCACGCAACCTGGAAGCTTTGGTAGCTACTCCCCCAACTCAGGTGGCCCAGAGTGGGTGCCACAAGTGGCAGCTGCCCCGGTTCTCTCCTCTTCACCCACCCACTCTTCCCTAGGTTACTCTAGTCCCATTCTCAGCCAGTACAGTGGGTCCAGTGGGCATTTCTACCCTACACTGAGCTCGACAGGAATCATCTATCATCGTGAGGGCACAGAGGTTTAA